Part of the Cryptosporangium arvum DSM 44712 genome, GGTCGACGGTCGTGTCCCAGTCGCCCAGCAGCATCAGCTCCGACGAGGGGTTCACGGTCTTGTCCTTCACCGCCCGGATCCGTTTGACGGCCAGGTCGCGGTAGTCGACGTCGCCGTCGCTGCCCCACAGCCGGTCGGCGAGGAGCAGGCCGTAGGCGACGTCCATGTCGCCGTCGGTGGCCGAGTCGCCGCCGGCCTTGTCGACGCAGTCGGCGTCCTGCTCGGCGGCCATCAGGTCGGGCGTGCGGGTGGACGGGTGGTCCAGCACGTAGGTGAGGAGCCCGTCGAAGAGGTCACGCGCGTCCGGGTCGGCCCCCGACATCATCGCGGCGATCGTCAGCCCGTACCCCTGGGCCTCGGAGACGAACGGGTACGCCGCGTCCGGCGAGTAGATCTGGTAGGCGCCGTCGCCGCAGTCCTCGTGGACGTACTCGTCCTTCCACGCCCGGTAGAAGTCGATCAGGGCCCGGTCGCGGTCGTCCTGCGAGGCGGACGGCCGGACCGCCGCGTGCGGGAGCGCGGTGGGCTCGCCGGAGAACGACAGCTCGGACTCCGAGGAGGAGCAGGAGACGACGGCCGCGAGCAGCACAGCGACCAAGATCCGGATACGAAGGGATGATCCGGCCACGCGTGCAGACTACGGTACGACCGTCCGTTCGTCGGAGCCGACTACCCACCCCTGTGAACTCGTCGGCCACGACGAACAGCTGGCCCGCGAGTGTGCCTAGCATCACCGCGCATGGGCGATCTAGACGACATCCAAAGCTGGCTCAACGACGAGCTTCCTTCGATGCTCGCGAAGTACGAGGTACCCGCGGCGAACTGGGCCGTCGTGCGTGGCGACGAGGTCGTGGACGGCGCCGCCGGTGTGCTCAGCAAAGCCACCGGCGTGGACGCCACCGCGGATTCGGTCTTCCAGATCGGGTCGATCACCAAGCTGTGGACCAGCACGCTGGTGCTGCAGCTGGTCGACGAGGGGAAGGTCGGCCTCGACCGGCCGATCCGCGAGTACCTGCCGGACTTCCGGATCGCCGACGAGCAGGCCGCGCAGACGATCACCGTGCGCCACCTGCTCAACCACACCGCCGGCTTCGAGGGCGACATCTTCGTCGACACCGGCTTCGGCGACGACTGCGTCGAGAAGTACGTCGCGGCACTGCACGACGTGCCGCAGCTGTTCCCCCCGGGCGAACAGTTCTCGTACAACAACGCCGGCTACTGCGTCCTCGGGCGGCTGATCGAGGTCCTGCGGGGCACGTCGTTCGACGCCAGCCTCCGCGAGTACCTGATCACGCCGCTCGGGCTCACCCACGCCGCGACCGACGCCTACGAGGCGATCAAGTACCGCGCCGCGATGGGCCACGTCGAGCCGGAGCGGGGCGAGGGTTACCAGCCGGCTCCGGTCTGGGCGATGTACCGGTCGAACGCACCGGCCGGCGCGATGCTCTCGATGCGCGCCCGGGACCTGGTCGCGTTCGCCCGGATGCACCTCGACGACGGCCGCGTCGGCGAGCAGCAGGTCCTGGCCCCGGGCACCGCCGCGCTCATGCAGGAGCGGCAGGTCGATCTACCCGACCTCGGCCTGATGGGCACCTCCTGGGGCCTCGGCTTCGAGCGGTTCGACTTACCGTCCGGCGCGATCGTCGGCCACGACGGCAACACGATCGGGCAGGCCGCGTTCCTGCGGATGGTGCCGGGCACGGGGGTCGCGGTCGCCCTGCTGACCAACGGCGGCGACGCGCTGTCGCTCTACAAGGACGTCGTCGGGGGCGCCCTGAACCGGCTGACCGGGGTCGAGCTGCCCGCGTCCCCGGTTCCACCGGCCGAGCCACCGACGATCGACGCCGAACGGTTCCTCGGCACCTACTCCGCGTCGGTCTACGACCTCACGGTCAGCCAGGACGACGATCGGCGGATCTGGATCGAGCAGACCCCCAAGGGTTTCCTCGAGGAGATCGGCGGGCGGGTCGAGCGCACCGAGCTCGTGTCCTACCGCGACGACATGCTGATCCCGGTCGAGGCCGACCGTGGCATGTACATGCCGCACGCGTTCCTGGGCGACGACGGCACGGGCCACGCGCTGTACCTCCACCTCGGACGCGCCATCCGCCGCGCGGGAACGGACGAAGAATGAAGCGCACCAGGATGGCCTCCTACGGCCTCTGTCTGACGCTGGCGCTCGCCGGTTGCTCGGGCGCGGCGAACAACGGCGCCGGCGACGGCGCTCCGGTCGTCGACGGCGGCACGTTCACGCTGGGCCTCTCCTCCGACCCCGGTGCCCTGGACCCGCAGATGGGCGCGGGCACGTCGCTGTTCACCGTTACCCAGTTCGCCTACGACCCGCTGGTCAGCGTCGACGGCGAGAGCGGCGAGATCCGCTCGGCGCTGGCCACGTCGTGGAAGGCCGAGGGCACGACCGTCGAGCTGACCCTCAACGAGGGCATCACCTGCGACGACGGCAGCGCGCTCACCGCGACCGCGGTGGCCGACAACCTCAACTTCGTGGCCGACCCGAAGAACAGCAGCCCGTTCCTCGGCGTCTTCCTGCCGGCCGGGGTCAAGGCCGCCGGCGACGACGCGAGCCGGGTCGTCACGCTGACGCTGGCGCAGCCGGCGCCGTTCGTGCTCAACGGGCTGGCGAGCCTGCCGATCGTGTGCCCGAGCGGCCTGAAGAACCGGGCCGCGCTGACCAAGACGACGTCCGGCACCGGGCCCTACAAGCTCGTCGAGGCCGCCCCCGGCGACCACTACACCTACCAGGTCCGCGACGGTTACACCTGGGGTCCGGACGGCGCGACGACCGCGACCAAGGGCATGCCCAAGACCGTCGTCGTGAAGATCGTGGAGAACGAGTCGACCGCGGCGAACCTGCTCGTCTCCGGCGGGCTGAGCGCCGCCCAGGTGGCGGGGCCGGACTCGGCCCGGCTGGAGAAGGCGGGCCTGTTCACCGCCGAGACCCCCGCGCTGAGCGGGGAGCAGTGGTACAACCACGCCAAGGGCCGCGTCACCGACGACCCGCAGGTGCGGCTGGCGCTGACCCGGGCGCTCGACCTGGCCCAGCTGCAGAAGGTGCTCACCTCGGGCAAGGGCAGCGCGGCGACCGTGCTGGCGACGAACGCCCCCGCGGCCTGCCCCGGGGACTCGGTCTCCAAGTCGCTGCCGTCGCACGACCCGGCCGCCGCCGGTGCGCTGCTCGACCAGGCCGGCTGGACCAAGGGCGCCGACGGGACGCGCGCCAAGGCCGGCAAGCCGCTCAAGCTCACGTTCCTGTACCAGAACACGAGCGGCAGCGGCGGCAACGCGGCCGCCGAGCTCGCGGTGAAGCAGTGGAAGGCCGTCGGCGTCGACGCCACCGCGAAGAGCCAGAACGAGACGACGCTGACCGGCACGATCTTCGGCGCCGGTGACTGGGACGTCGCCTGGGTGTCGCTCAACGTCAACAGCCCGGACCAGCTCGTGCCGTTCCTCTCCGGCCCGGCCGCGCCGAAGGGCACGAACTTCGCCGCGATCGCCGACGCGGACTACACCGAGGCCGTCACCGCGGCCGCCGCGCTCCCCGGCGCCGAGGGCTGCGACAAGTGGCTCGCGGCCGAGTCGGACCTGATCAAGAAGGCGTCGATCGTCCCGTTCGCCAACACGACCGTGCGGACGTTCGGCAAGGCGTCGAAGTTCGAGACACCCGGCCAGCTCGTCCCGACCAGCATCCGGATGCTGGCGAAATAGCATGTCGGCCACGATCACCCTCCGACCCCTGCCCACGGCCAGCCCGTGGGTGGGGTTCGGCGTGCGACGCGTGGGGCGGCTGATCGTCTCGCTCTGGGTCCTGGTGACCGCGTCGTTCGCGATGATCCACCTGATCCCGGGCGACCCGGTCCGGGGCGCGCTCGGCCCCACCGCGCCGGCCGAGCTGGTCGAGGCGCGCCGCGAAGCGCTGGGGCTCAACGACCCGCTGCTGCTCCAGTACCTGAACTACCTCAAGGGCCTGTTCACCGGTGACCTGGGCACGTCGCTGACCTCGCGGCTGCCGGTCTCCGAGGTCGTCGCCCAACGTCTGCCCGCGACGCTCCTGCTCGCCGTGCTGGCGTTCGTCGTGGCCGTGCTCATCGCGATCCCGCTGGGCGTCGCGATGGGCGTGCTGACCCGGCGCGGCCACGGCCGGCGTTCCGAGGTCGCGTTCACGACGACGAGCACGATCGTCGCGACGATCCCGGACTTCCTGATCGGTGTCGCGCTGGTGTACCTGTTCGGTATCCGGTTCGCCTGGTTCCCGATCGCCGGGAACGACACCCCGGCCTCGTACGTGCTGCCGGTGGTCTCGCTGGCGATCGGCCCGGCGGCGATCCTCTCGCGGATCGTGCGGGTCGAGATGTCGGCGGTGCTGGAGGCCGACTTCGTGCGCACGGCCAGAGCCAAACGGCTGCCGGCCCGGACGGTCTACCTGGGCCACGCGCTGCCGAACGCGGTCACCGGCGCGCTGACGCTCGGCGGCCTGCTGCTCAGCGCGATGGTCGCCGGCACGGTCCTGGTCGAGAACGTGTTCGCGTGGCCGGGGCTGGGCAGCACGATCGTCCAGTCGATCCTCGCCAAGGACTACCCGGTCGTGCAGGCGATCGTCCTCGTGTACGGCGTCGGTGTGCTCGTCACGAACCTGGTGGTCGACGTGATCCTCGCCCTGCTCGACCCACGCTCGACGATCCGGGAGGGCTGAGCGATGCGTTGGCTACGAGTGGCACGCAGCCCGCTCGGTCTGACCGCGACCGTCCTGATGGTGGTGATCCTCGCCCTGGCCGCGTTCGGCCCGCTGGTGTGGGGCTCCGACGCGGACGTCGTCGACACCGACCAGATCCTCGCGCCGCCCTCGGCCGAGCACTGGGCCGGCACCGACAACCTCGGCCGGGACATCCTCCTGCGGGTGCTCGTCGCCGCGCGCCTGTCGATCGTGCTCGCGCTGCTGGCCACCGTGCTCGCCGTCGTCACCGGGGCGCTGCTCGGCGCCGCGCCGTTCCTGCTCGGCAAGCGCTCCGGCCGGATCGTGACCGCCGGCGTCAACATCGCGGTCGCGTTCCCCGGCATCCTGCTGGCGCTGTTCTTCGCGGTCGTGTTCGGCGTGGGCGCCACCGGCGCGGTGCTGGCGATCGGCCTGGCGGGCGCGCCGTCGTTCGCGCGGCTCACCCAGACGCTCGTCGCCGAGGTCGAGGCCCGGGACTACGTCGCGGCCGCCCGGACGGTGGGCGTCGGCCGGTTCCGGATCCTGTTCCGCCACGTCCTGCCGAACATCGCCGAGCCGCTGGTCGTGAACGCGACGATCGGCGCGGGCGGCGCGCTGCTGTCGTTCGCCGGGCTGTCGTTCCTCGGCCTCGGCGTGCAACCGCCCTCCTACGACTGGGGCCGCCTGCTCTTCGACGGGATCGGCACGCTCTACGTGAACGCCGCCGCGGCGCTGGCCCCCGGTGCGGCGGTCGTGGTCGCCGGGCTGGCGTTCAACTTCTTCGGCGAGTC contains:
- a CDS encoding serine hydrolase domain-containing protein, which encodes MGDLDDIQSWLNDELPSMLAKYEVPAANWAVVRGDEVVDGAAGVLSKATGVDATADSVFQIGSITKLWTSTLVLQLVDEGKVGLDRPIREYLPDFRIADEQAAQTITVRHLLNHTAGFEGDIFVDTGFGDDCVEKYVAALHDVPQLFPPGEQFSYNNAGYCVLGRLIEVLRGTSFDASLREYLITPLGLTHAATDAYEAIKYRAAMGHVEPERGEGYQPAPVWAMYRSNAPAGAMLSMRARDLVAFARMHLDDGRVGEQQVLAPGTAALMQERQVDLPDLGLMGTSWGLGFERFDLPSGAIVGHDGNTIGQAAFLRMVPGTGVAVALLTNGGDALSLYKDVVGGALNRLTGVELPASPVPPAEPPTIDAERFLGTYSASVYDLTVSQDDDRRIWIEQTPKGFLEEIGGRVERTELVSYRDDMLIPVEADRGMYMPHAFLGDDGTGHALYLHLGRAIRRAGTDEE
- a CDS encoding ABC transporter substrate-binding protein produces the protein MKRTRMASYGLCLTLALAGCSGAANNGAGDGAPVVDGGTFTLGLSSDPGALDPQMGAGTSLFTVTQFAYDPLVSVDGESGEIRSALATSWKAEGTTVELTLNEGITCDDGSALTATAVADNLNFVADPKNSSPFLGVFLPAGVKAAGDDASRVVTLTLAQPAPFVLNGLASLPIVCPSGLKNRAALTKTTSGTGPYKLVEAAPGDHYTYQVRDGYTWGPDGATTATKGMPKTVVVKIVENESTAANLLVSGGLSAAQVAGPDSARLEKAGLFTAETPALSGEQWYNHAKGRVTDDPQVRLALTRALDLAQLQKVLTSGKGSAATVLATNAPAACPGDSVSKSLPSHDPAAAGALLDQAGWTKGADGTRAKAGKPLKLTFLYQNTSGSGGNAAAELAVKQWKAVGVDATAKSQNETTLTGTIFGAGDWDVAWVSLNVNSPDQLVPFLSGPAAPKGTNFAAIADADYTEAVTAAAALPGAEGCDKWLAAESDLIKKASIVPFANTTVRTFGKASKFETPGQLVPTSIRMLAK
- a CDS encoding ABC transporter permease, which produces MSATITLRPLPTASPWVGFGVRRVGRLIVSLWVLVTASFAMIHLIPGDPVRGALGPTAPAELVEARREALGLNDPLLLQYLNYLKGLFTGDLGTSLTSRLPVSEVVAQRLPATLLLAVLAFVVAVLIAIPLGVAMGVLTRRGHGRRSEVAFTTTSTIVATIPDFLIGVALVYLFGIRFAWFPIAGNDTPASYVLPVVSLAIGPAAILSRIVRVEMSAVLEADFVRTARAKRLPARTVYLGHALPNAVTGALTLGGLLLSAMVAGTVLVENVFAWPGLGSTIVQSILAKDYPVVQAIVLVYGVGVLVTNLVVDVILALLDPRSTIREG